Genomic DNA from Chaetodon trifascialis isolate fChaTrf1 chromosome 19, fChaTrf1.hap1, whole genome shotgun sequence:
TTTTTGTTTCAGAGATAGGGAAGTGCACAGAAGAGTGCCAGTTTTACCATGTCACCTTTCTAGAGGTGTTGGCAAAATTCAGCATACTTCATATATACATGACTTTTATTTATCGCATTGGAAAATAGCTAGTCTAAAAAGTCTGACAAgtcaaagttgaaccaggaaGCTTTGTGCGATCATTTAAACATTCAGATTGTTCTCACTAAGCGGCAACGTCTGGGCCTGAAAACTGCAGTTCTTTAAAGGGCTACTCAAAAGCGAGTCAATCCTTATAGACCTCCCTGTTAAAATGGCAAAGTAGTAAAGTAAATTAGTATCATGACCCATTAGAATATGTGTCCTGTCCTTTAAAGCAGGATTAAAACAGGGTGTACGTGTATTAGCTTTAACAGTGGTTGTCCTGTTGCTTTACCGTTATTCCTCACATTTCCCTGCTACTGAAACGAACCTTTCTTCCTCCAGACAAGAGGGTGGAGAGCTGGCCGATGATGTCAACCCCCCTCCCCACTCTGGCCATCAGCTGCCTGTACCTGCTCTTCCTATGGGTGGGGCCTAGATACATGCAGGACCGCCAGCCCTATACGCTCAGGAAGACCCTCATAGTCTACAACTTCAGCATGGTGGTCCTCAATTTCTACATCGCCAAAGAGGTGAGGAGCCAGCCTTGGAAGGCCACCTGGACGACTTCATGTATTACAGTAGTACACGACTGATAACACAGACATATAGTCTCGTTGATGTTGAAGGAATGATGTGGCAGTTCTTCCAATACTAGTATCCCTTGCCTCAGGCTGCACTGCAGAAACACTGCGACAGTCAGTCTAGGCTTTAAACATTATAAACAAAATAAGATCACAAAAACATTACcgtaaaacacataaaatccaTAAATACTGTGTGCATACTAATAACGATGATACACTTTATCACCTTTCATGCAcgaaatgcagctcaaagccTTCACATAAAAGACATAGAGTGAACATAAAAGCACAGATTGGCAagtaagatggaaaataaaacccgACCCTTACAAGTCAAAAGACTCGTAAACCCTCCCAAACTGCAGGAGCATCAGTTGTTTTcacttgtgttgtgttgtttcattGTGCTTATATGCtgcatattttttctttgtttggtgTAGAGAAAACCTATGTCTTCATGTGAAGAGACAATTGAACCGCTTTAAAAAGCCACTGAAACAGCCCGTAATGCACAAAGTCTTTgagacacaatgaaaaataagctgcagcagcagagcgtgGGTTGTACTGTAGCAGTGATCTCCGTCTCTGTAATGTCTAATAGCCCTCAGCCATCAGATGTTTCTAATAATCCACTGCTTTTACAGGAAACTCAAAACTTGTTGGCATCATGAAGTTACTAAAAAAACAACTTGGATATTTTAGAGGAAATAACGTGTTTAGCATCCTTTCGTATTTATTAGGAATTAGATTAGGAAACGTGAAACATCTTCCTCTCACCCTCTTTCTgactttgctctctctcttcccatcAGCTCCTACTAGCCTCTAGAGCAGCCGGGTACAGCTacctctgtcagcctgtcaacTACTCCAGTGATGTCAACGAAGTCAGGGTGAGCTCCGTCCAGCACCCACATCACCTAACACATCTACACATGCCAGCGCAGGGATTCACACACCTCTGTGCACAGGTACCGAACCCagcactgcaggaggaaagaaaCAAGAGAGAGATAGAAGTTTATATCTCGAGTGATGTTAGGACAAACAGGGTGTGGCCTGCACTCAGATAGGCGGGAGTAATTGGTCTCACCACCATAACTCTCCACCCCTGTCTCCACCCTCCGGCCTCGCTCTTTCACGATGGCAGGATGCCACGCCGCCGTGGCTGAGAGAGCAGCCAtgtgcactgtgtgcatgtgctatCAGGCTGGTAGGAGCGAAGAGTTAAATAGGAGAACACGCACGGAGTGACATATATTTGGTTTCCAAGTCTCCTCACGTCAAAGTATGATGATGATTCAACCTGCGAATCTCCTGGAGCATCCCGACCTGTCCTACTGTATAGGATGTGTGTACAACTGAAATATTGATTTCAGGAAAGGTGTCTGCATCATTTATTCACAGTTGCTCTTAAAAGCAGCACTACATACCGAggtaatatactgtataatgtaCAGTAATTCTTACAATATGACATgacctgactgtgtgttttaagCTTTACTTTTCATAATCATAAAATCTTTCTGCGGTAGTAACTATTAGTCATTCTTCACCCTCCTGTCCTGCATGACAGCTGTCAGGCAGAGACTTTAAATGGCTGATTAACCAGGACTTTAAGTGACTGCAGTGAGTTGTAGAAGTGTCTGCCCGCTGTTTTCACACTCTGAAGGCGCTCTCTGTCAAAGATGCTATCACACACAGTGGTGGTAGTGTCAAAGAAGCACCGCAGAGGGCTGCAGTCGTTCACTCCACCCTGTTTTACGTCTTTAGATAGCATCTGCTCTCTGGTGGTACTACATCTCCAAAGGAGTGGAGTTCCTGGACACAGTCTTTTTCATCCTGAGGAAGAAGTTCAACCAGGTCAGCTTCCTCCACGTCTACCACCACTGCACCATGTTCATCCTCTGGTGGATCGGCATCAAATGGGTCCCCGGTGGACAATGTGAGTGGAAGAATCTTCATTGTTATGGCCTCCAGCTGTTGAGTACGCCTGATTGATCTCGTCTTTCCGCCGCTCACTCCTGACTCATACAGCACTGGCATGCAGTGGCATGCTAGCTGTGTATACACAAGATGGCCACCATCACATCTGATACAAATTTAACCCTTTTATCTTTCCGCAGCATTTTTCGGTGCAACCATCAACTCTTCCATCCACGTGCTCATGTATGGTTACTACGGTCTGGCAGCCTTGGGACCTCAGATGCAGAAGTACCTCTGGTGGAAGAAATACCTCACCATTATTCAGATGGTGGGTATTAGTTAAGggttatatttctgtgtgtgtgtactgtaattGCAGACGTGCATGTGCCGCCATGCTCCAGATCAAAGCTTccctcttaaaaaaacaaaatttacGCAGATGTTAAAACTTTCGCTGAAATGTCCTCCTTAAAATAACACCACTTTATTAGCACTGATTAAGCTGGTCTACTTGTGAAGTCATAGTATTGCAGTTAGGTCAGTGAAACAGTGGGAAGCACTCgaaaatgaaatgtgatagACTTATGTCATAgttaaaatgtgatgttttatttggATTTGAGCAAAATACAccaatgttttatttaaaagcagTAAAGTTCTCAGTTTTGTGTCTATTTTAGTGATAATTTCtatataaaaaatacattttatgtaaCACATTCTGTGTTTTAGTGTCTCAGgctttttcctttgtttaattattttatta
This window encodes:
- the elovl4b gene encoding elongation of very long chain fatty acids protein 4b; its protein translation is MEAVTHFVNDTVEFYKWSLTIADKRVESWPMMSTPLPTLAISCLYLLFLWVGPRYMQDRQPYTLRKTLIVYNFSMVVLNFYIAKELLLASRAAGYSYLCQPVNYSSDVNEVRIASALWWYYISKGVEFLDTVFFILRKKFNQVSFLHVYHHCTMFILWWIGIKWVPGGQSFFGATINSSIHVLMYGYYGLAALGPQMQKYLWWKKYLTIIQMIQFHVTIGHAGHSLYTGCPFPAWMQWALIGYAVTFIILFANFYYHAYRRKPSSTQKGGKPVANGTSMVTNGHSKAEEVEENGKRQKKGRAKRE